The following coding sequences are from one Anaerohalosphaeraceae bacterium window:
- a CDS encoding nucleotide pyrophosphohydrolase produces MDYQTLKNRLLEFRRQRDWEQFHDPKNLAEGLIIEAGELLENFLWKQPADCRHLTPTERKRVEEEIGDIFAFLIYLCCELNIDPFEAARRKIEINEQKYPVEKSKGKSTKYKDL; encoded by the coding sequence ATGGACTACCAAACCCTGAAAAATCGGCTGCTCGAATTCCGCCGACAGCGGGACTGGGAGCAGTTTCACGACCCGAAAAATCTGGCGGAAGGGCTGATTATTGAGGCGGGCGAACTGCTGGAAAACTTTCTGTGGAAGCAGCCCGCCGACTGCAGACACTTGACACCAACAGAGCGGAAAAGGGTGGAAGAGGAAATCGGCGACATCTTCGCCTTTTTGATTTATTTATGCTGCGAGCTGAACATCGACCCCTTCGAAGCCGCCCGCCGAAAAATCGAAATCAACGAGCAGAAATACCCGGTCGAAAAATCCAAAGGAAAAAGCACCAAGTACAAAGACTTATAA
- a CDS encoding STAS domain-containing protein → MDQKSPNMTIDYVGGDVIVATLVDEKILEESQIQALESSFLPLIEENNPIKLVVDFSQVRFLTSSVLGLLIRLSKKIYESEGILRLCGIQPKIYEIFKITRLDKVFDIYPTRQEALEGLV, encoded by the coding sequence ATGGACCAGAAGAGTCCCAATATGACAATTGACTATGTCGGCGGCGATGTGATTGTGGCAACGCTTGTCGATGAAAAAATTCTCGAAGAATCGCAAATCCAGGCGCTGGAAAGTTCTTTCCTGCCCCTGATTGAAGAAAATAATCCGATTAAGCTGGTGGTGGATTTTTCACAGGTCCGTTTTCTGACCAGTTCTGTCCTTGGGCTTCTGATCCGCTTGAGTAAAAAGATTTATGAGTCGGAGGGCATTCTCCGTCTGTGCGGTATCCAGCCGAAGATTTACGAAATCTTCAAAATTACCCGGCTCGACAAGGTCTTTGACATTTATCCAACCCGTCAGGAAGCCCTGGAGGGATTGGTCTAA
- a CDS encoding sodium-dependent transporter, translating into MEREHWTSKWGVILAVAGSAVGLGNFLRFPGVAANHGGGAFMIPYFLSFLLLGLPLMWIEWTIGRFGGGFEHSTAPGIFQTMWQKNRFIKYFGVIGIFGPIVIFSYYTYIESWLLGYSFFAVTGRYAACTTQEAMKTFLQGYQGLGGANNPYFDGVGTAYLFFLLTFGLNLLIVSFGITRGIERFCKWALPLLFVIAIVLVIRVLMLGTPDPAHPERSVYNGFGFLWNPDWSALLKGRVWLAAAGQIFFTLSCGFGVILTYASYLRKQDDVALSGLTAAAANEFAEVVLGGSLVIPAAYAFLGPEGIRDVAQKVFDLGFVTMPLILQKMTFGQVFGLLWFFLLFIAGVTSSISLAMPAIAFMEDEFNLTRREACLFFGIVTFVLCQPVIFFYGNGVLDEMDFWGVMVGLVVFATVEAVLFGWVFGMERAWTELHSGSDIQIPGIYRLIIKYVTPLFLMAILATWFVQDWVDVFLMRNVPQSNRPFVLITRLGLLGLFVFLCVMVWVVWRRRGRES; encoded by the coding sequence TTGGAACGGGAGCATTGGACGAGCAAGTGGGGGGTGATTCTGGCGGTGGCCGGCAGTGCGGTCGGGCTGGGCAATTTTCTTCGGTTTCCGGGAGTGGCGGCCAATCACGGCGGCGGCGCCTTTATGATTCCGTATTTTCTTTCATTCCTGCTGCTGGGACTGCCGCTGATGTGGATTGAATGGACCATTGGGCGGTTCGGCGGCGGCTTTGAGCACAGCACGGCACCGGGCATCTTCCAGACGATGTGGCAGAAGAACCGCTTTATCAAGTATTTCGGCGTCATCGGGATTTTCGGTCCGATCGTCATTTTTTCCTATTATACTTACATTGAATCCTGGCTGCTGGGATATAGTTTTTTTGCCGTGACGGGGCGCTACGCCGCCTGTACGACGCAGGAGGCGATGAAGACCTTTCTGCAGGGCTATCAGGGACTCGGCGGAGCGAACAATCCCTATTTTGACGGCGTGGGAACGGCCTATTTGTTTTTTCTGCTGACCTTTGGACTGAATCTGCTGATTGTCAGTTTCGGTATTACGCGGGGCATCGAACGGTTTTGCAAGTGGGCTTTGCCGCTGCTTTTTGTCATCGCCATCGTACTGGTGATTCGGGTGCTGATGCTCGGAACGCCGGACCCGGCCCATCCGGAACGCTCGGTGTATAATGGCTTTGGTTTCTTATGGAATCCGGACTGGTCGGCTCTGCTGAAAGGGCGGGTCTGGCTGGCGGCGGCCGGACAAATCTTTTTTACCCTCAGCTGCGGTTTCGGTGTTATCCTCACCTATGCCAGTTATCTGCGCAAGCAGGATGATGTGGCTCTCTCGGGGCTGACGGCGGCGGCGGCCAACGAGTTTGCCGAAGTCGTGCTGGGCGGCAGTCTGGTGATTCCGGCGGCCTATGCTTTTTTAGGGCCCGAGGGCATTCGAGATGTGGCCCAAAAAGTCTTTGATTTGGGTTTTGTGACGATGCCGCTGATTCTGCAGAAGATGACCTTCGGGCAGGTGTTCGGGCTTCTGTGGTTTTTCCTGCTTTTCATTGCCGGTGTGACCAGTTCGATTTCGCTGGCGATGCCGGCAATCGCCTTTATGGAAGATGAGTTCAATCTAACGCGCCGGGAAGCCTGCTTATTTTTTGGAATTGTGACGTTTGTGCTCTGCCAGCCCGTGATTTTCTTCTATGGAAATGGCGTATTGGACGAGATGGATTTCTGGGGGGTGATGGTAGGGCTGGTGGTTTTTGCGACGGTCGAAGCAGTGCTGTTCGGATGGGTTTTCGGAATGGAGCGGGCCTGGACGGAGCTGCATTCGGGCTCCGATATCCAAATCCCGGGGATTTATCGGCTGATTATCAAATATGTGACGCCGTTGTTTCTGATGGCGATTCTGGCTACTTGGTTTGTGCAGGATTGGGTGGATGTTTTTCTGATGAGAAATGTGCCGCAGTCTAACCGGCCTTTTGTTCTGATTACTCGGCTGGGGCTGCTGGGACTGTTTGTCTTCTTGTGTGTGATGGTTTGGGTGGTTTGGCGCCGACGAGGGCGGGAGTCGTAA
- a CDS encoding YfiR family protein codes for MPSKRCLKPEWNQHPRADGVPAAASAAARRRAGIVWAVFFLLGLLEGAKSTADTPVGLPGGVLLSQAMTESGKSPEEVEYQVKAAFIYNFMKFTEWPAEKMENGGANDSSPPPMQVGIVGENPFGKAFEPLMDKKIKDRPLKLIFVPGMAAYAKKVSDKQAAVEQYWHEQGETIRGCHVLFYCNSEKNWLAEHLQQVQSFPILTVGEAEGFLNFKGIIVFVKEENKVRFEIHLTQAEKQGLKISSQLLKLARRVIQEKESNGK; via the coding sequence ATGCCGTCAAAGCGATGCTTAAAACCTGAATGGAATCAACACCCAAGAGCAGACGGCGTTCCCGCAGCAGCTTCGGCGGCTGCGCGAAGGCGGGCTGGAATTGTTTGGGCGGTCTTTTTCCTTTTGGGCCTTCTGGAAGGAGCAAAAAGCACCGCCGATACGCCTGTCGGACTGCCGGGAGGCGTTTTGTTAAGCCAGGCGATGACGGAATCGGGCAAGTCCCCGGAGGAAGTGGAGTATCAGGTGAAAGCGGCATTTATTTACAATTTTATGAAGTTCACGGAATGGCCTGCGGAGAAGATGGAGAATGGAGGAGCGAATGATTCATCCCCGCCGCCGATGCAGGTCGGTATTGTCGGAGAGAATCCGTTCGGCAAGGCCTTTGAGCCGCTGATGGACAAAAAAATCAAAGACCGCCCTCTGAAACTGATTTTTGTTCCCGGAATGGCGGCTTATGCGAAAAAGGTTTCCGACAAACAGGCGGCTGTCGAGCAGTATTGGCATGAGCAGGGGGAGACAATTCGCGGCTGTCACGTTCTGTTTTACTGCAATTCCGAAAAAAACTGGCTGGCGGAACATCTCCAGCAGGTCCAGTCGTTTCCTATCCTGACGGTCGGAGAGGCGGAGGGGTTTCTTAATTTCAAAGGCATCATTGTTTTCGTGAAGGAGGAGAACAAGGTTCGATTTGAGATTCATCTGACTCAGGCTGAAAAACAGGGTCTGAAAATCAGTTCACAGCTGTTGAAGTTGGCACGTCGAGTGATTCAGGAGAAAGAATCAAATGGAAAGTAA
- a CDS encoding LemA family protein, which translates to MAAAVMILLFVVIGIPILLALWGIGIYNALVQLRNQVENAWSQIDVQLKRRHDLIPNLVETAKGYMKHERETFEKITEARSRAMGAKNVAEAAKAESALSGALSQFLLVVENYPELKANQNFLSLQEALTSTENKIAFARQAYNDQVLFYNNKIQMFPSNLIAGMFGFAKRDFFEIEQPAQREVPKVQF; encoded by the coding sequence GTGGCGGCGGCCGTAATGATTCTGCTGTTTGTTGTAATCGGGATTCCGATTCTGCTGGCTCTGTGGGGAATCGGGATTTATAACGCTTTGGTTCAGCTGAGAAATCAGGTGGAGAATGCCTGGTCTCAGATTGACGTGCAGTTAAAACGCCGTCACGACCTGATTCCGAATCTGGTCGAAACCGCCAAAGGATATATGAAACACGAGCGGGAAACCTTTGAAAAAATCACGGAGGCACGCAGCCGGGCCATGGGAGCCAAAAATGTAGCCGAGGCCGCTAAGGCTGAATCCGCCCTCAGCGGGGCTTTGAGCCAATTTCTCCTCGTGGTCGAAAACTATCCTGAACTGAAAGCCAACCAGAACTTCCTGTCCCTTCAGGAAGCCCTAACCAGCACGGAAAACAAAATCGCCTTCGCCCGCCAGGCGTACAACGACCAGGTGCTCTTTTACAACAACAAAATCCAGATGTTCCCGTCGAACCTCATTGCGGGAATGTTCGGATTTGCCAAACGCGACTTCTTTGAAATCGAACAGCCCGCACAGCGAGAAGTCCCGAAAGTGCAATTTTAA
- a CDS encoding amidohydrolase family protein → MIIDCHTHISCPEEQVDSEQHRSVCREIDGCFVLAGCGFERKEANHHLSEYISGNPKAIGFAVFNPVEDGVSKRILKDVTEDLGLRGIVLYCAEDRFHPSHTQAMELYELCQERGIPVFFHNCPPYSSEAVLDYARPWLLDEVARTFPGLKMIVGRMGLPFLEQTLCLLAKHENVFADLTVNPMKVWQVYNTVVSAYEAGVMDKLLFGSGFPYARPGACIETLLGFNKLLSDSHLPTVPREKLRSIVERDSLSLLGLS, encoded by the coding sequence ATGATTATTGACTGCCATACACATATCAGTTGTCCGGAAGAACAGGTTGATTCAGAACAGCACCGATCGGTTTGCCGTGAAATTGACGGCTGTTTTGTGCTGGCCGGCTGCGGGTTCGAGCGGAAAGAAGCGAATCATCATCTTTCCGAGTATATTTCCGGCAATCCAAAGGCCATTGGGTTTGCTGTGTTCAACCCGGTTGAAGACGGAGTTTCCAAGAGGATTCTGAAGGATGTTACGGAGGACTTGGGGCTTCGCGGAATTGTTTTATATTGTGCAGAAGACCGGTTTCATCCGTCGCACACCCAGGCGATGGAACTCTATGAACTCTGTCAGGAGCGGGGGATTCCGGTTTTCTTTCATAATTGTCCGCCTTATTCATCAGAAGCGGTTTTGGATTACGCCCGTCCCTGGCTGCTGGATGAAGTGGCACGAACGTTTCCCGGCTTGAAGATGATTGTGGGACGAATGGGATTGCCGTTTTTGGAGCAGACGCTCTGCCTTCTGGCCAAACATGAGAATGTGTTTGCCGATTTGACCGTCAATCCGATGAAGGTCTGGCAGGTGTACAATACGGTGGTTTCGGCGTATGAGGCGGGGGTGATGGATAAGCTTCTGTTCGGAAGCGGATTTCCCTATGCCCGGCCGGGGGCATGCATTGAGACGCTTTTGGGGTTTAATAAACTGCTTTCGGACTCCCATCTGCCGACGGTGCCGCGGGAGAAACTGCGGAGCATTGTGGAACGGGACAGTCTGTCTTTGTTGGGCTTGTCGTAA
- a CDS encoding MazG nucleotide pyrophosphohydrolase domain-containing protein has product MEIRQFQQWIRDRYEKRDRERGTPGTFLWFIEEVGELATALAGNDPKNKAEEFADVFAWLCTLANINDVDLEKAVEKYTLGKVEGFK; this is encoded by the coding sequence ATGGAAATCCGTCAGTTTCAGCAATGGATTCGTGACCGCTATGAAAAGCGGGATCGAGAACGGGGAACTCCGGGAACATTCCTGTGGTTCATTGAAGAGGTCGGGGAGCTGGCAACAGCCCTGGCAGGCAATGACCCGAAGAATAAGGCCGAAGAGTTTGCGGATGTTTTTGCCTGGCTGTGTACACTGGCGAATATTAACGACGTGGACCTCGAAAAAGCCGTTGAAAAATACACACTCGGAAAGGTCGAGGGCTTCAAATAA
- a CDS encoding ATP-binding protein: MAANPECSPTQLELPGTMEAAERLCGELLQEAVRKGFGEEDLFAIHLALEEAFVNAIQHGNQGDPSKKIHVQYSITPSRFEISIADEGPGFQPDALPDPREPENLYKCSGRGVLLIRSFMDQVQYNSKGNQVRMVKFKSKPGPGKGSNHSTQNVL; the protein is encoded by the coding sequence ATGGCAGCCAATCCTGAATGTTCGCCGACACAACTTGAACTGCCCGGAACAATGGAGGCGGCGGAGCGTCTTTGCGGCGAACTTCTTCAGGAAGCTGTGCGGAAGGGATTCGGTGAAGAGGACCTGTTTGCCATCCATTTGGCTCTGGAGGAGGCCTTTGTCAATGCGATTCAGCACGGCAATCAGGGGGACCCGAGTAAAAAAATTCATGTCCAATATTCCATTACGCCCAGCCGATTCGAGATTTCCATTGCCGATGAAGGGCCGGGCTTTCAGCCGGATGCCCTTCCTGACCCGCGAGAGCCGGAAAACCTGTATAAATGTTCCGGACGCGGAGTCCTGCTGATTCGTTCGTTTATGGACCAAGTCCAGTATAATTCCAAGGGCAATCAGGTCCGGATGGTCAAGTTTAAGAGCAAGCCGGGCCCTGGGAAAGGTTCCAATCACTCCACACAAAACGTCTTATAA
- a CDS encoding ATP-binding protein — protein MESKVRSNVDVLKRLFPLSCFRWTIRRKITSVIMGTSLAALILAGGIFLLWDRQVQRQGLIQDLRVQAQIAAENCKAAVQFNDVNGAQDTLQIFRVKPTIEYVCVLDRNDELFTDFYQGLEHQKHEHGGMERLKCFGIDLKILSEKEYYFTDTFLILSQKIVLENEPIGRIILCSNLQPLRESLQRSAVINLCILLLAAVVAYILSSSLQHLISGPILALAQVARQVSERKDYSVRAALTSRDEVGILIEAFNGMLDQIQKEIEERQKAQIELIQHRDHLEEMVNERTAELKQSNRQLELAVEKANLLAKQAQEASRAKSEFLANMSHEIRTPMNSIIGFSDVLNEEPGISPEHRKYIQLILNNGKMLLQLINDILDFSKIEAGKLNTEIVEISLREFLEDLNSLLRPMALNKGLDFEILQCSDLPVMIYSDPVRVRQCLVNLVSNAIKFTESGHVFVNVYIQRQDEADYIRFDVEDTGIGIPEDKIDKIFEAFTQADGSTTRKYGGTGLGLTITKQLVHLLGGHMEVRSEVGKGSVFSIILPTGVNVKDQPVMNRYDHSESVARELAQEKSKPQKGPLKGRILVAEDAKGNQALIRLLLEKMGLEVEIVENGQQALERVQEGKFDLIFMDMQMPVLNGYDASRLLRERGCTIPIIALTAHAMKEDEKKCLAAGCNGYLQKPIDREKLKEVLYKYLSGKDDDMDKQVDQIRSQVEQLTDLCRDAIGSPEETASQSPVAKTVPLIRWEDLSKICDDPEILQVVAQTVLEETPSVLQQLQQAVESKDVANVQLLAHRIKGTARNMAAAELAEKAFALELAAKNNQMEKADAMFEEIRQAFERLSAFLTQPDWIEQVKSAQ, from the coding sequence ATGGAAAGTAAGGTTCGCTCCAACGTGGATGTACTGAAGCGGTTGTTTCCTCTGAGCTGCTTCCGCTGGACGATCCGGCGAAAGATTACCAGTGTGATTATGGGCACCTCGCTGGCCGCATTGATTCTGGCCGGCGGAATCTTTCTGCTCTGGGACCGTCAGGTGCAGCGGCAGGGGCTGATTCAGGACCTGCGGGTCCAGGCCCAGATTGCGGCGGAGAACTGCAAGGCGGCGGTGCAGTTCAATGATGTGAATGGGGCTCAGGATACGCTGCAGATATTCCGGGTCAAGCCGACCATTGAATATGTCTGTGTGCTGGATCGCAATGATGAACTGTTTACGGATTTCTATCAGGGACTTGAACACCAGAAACATGAACACGGGGGGATGGAAAGACTGAAATGTTTTGGAATTGACCTGAAAATACTGTCGGAGAAAGAATATTATTTCACGGACACCTTTTTAATTCTTTCTCAGAAAATTGTTCTGGAAAATGAGCCGATCGGCCGCATTATTCTCTGTTCAAACCTGCAGCCGCTTCGGGAATCCCTCCAGCGCAGCGCCGTCATCAACTTGTGCATTCTTCTGCTGGCGGCCGTTGTGGCTTATATTCTTTCGTCCTCCCTGCAGCATCTGATTTCGGGTCCGATTCTGGCTCTGGCGCAAGTGGCCCGGCAGGTTTCAGAACGGAAGGACTATTCCGTCCGGGCCGCACTGACCAGCCGGGATGAAGTGGGGATTCTGATTGAGGCCTTCAACGGAATGCTCGATCAGATTCAGAAGGAGATTGAAGAAAGGCAGAAAGCCCAGATTGAACTGATTCAGCATCGGGACCATCTGGAAGAAATGGTCAATGAGCGCACGGCGGAGCTTAAACAGAGCAACCGGCAGCTTGAACTGGCGGTGGAAAAGGCCAATCTGCTGGCCAAACAGGCCCAGGAGGCCAGCCGGGCCAAGAGCGAATTTTTGGCCAATATGAGCCATGAAATCCGCACACCGATGAACTCCATCATCGGTTTCAGCGATGTGCTTAATGAAGAACCCGGCATCAGTCCTGAGCATCGCAAATACATCCAGCTGATTCTCAACAACGGAAAAATGCTGCTGCAGCTGATTAATGATATTCTGGACTTCTCAAAAATTGAAGCCGGCAAACTGAATACCGAAATCGTGGAGATATCCCTGCGGGAGTTCCTCGAAGACCTCAATTCTCTGCTTCGTCCGATGGCCCTGAATAAGGGGTTGGATTTCGAGATTCTCCAGTGCAGTGATTTGCCGGTGATGATTTATTCCGACCCGGTACGGGTCCGTCAGTGTCTAGTGAATCTGGTCAGCAATGCCATTAAGTTCACCGAGTCCGGCCATGTTTTTGTCAATGTTTACATTCAGAGGCAGGATGAGGCGGATTATATCCGGTTTGATGTGGAGGATACCGGTATCGGAATTCCCGAAGACAAGATTGACAAGATCTTTGAGGCCTTTACCCAGGCCGACGGCAGCACAACCCGTAAGTACGGCGGAACCGGACTTGGGCTGACGATTACCAAACAGCTTGTGCATCTGCTGGGCGGTCATATGGAGGTGCGAAGCGAGGTGGGCAAAGGGTCGGTCTTCTCCATCATTCTGCCGACCGGTGTCAATGTCAAAGACCAGCCGGTGATGAACCGCTATGACCATTCCGAATCAGTGGCCAGGGAACTCGCGCAGGAAAAATCCAAGCCGCAGAAGGGACCGCTGAAGGGACGAATCCTTGTGGCGGAAGACGCCAAGGGTAACCAGGCCCTGATTCGTCTGCTGCTGGAGAAAATGGGGCTGGAGGTGGAGATTGTGGAAAACGGTCAGCAGGCTCTCGAACGGGTTCAGGAGGGGAAGTTCGACTTGATTTTTATGGACATGCAGATGCCGGTTCTGAACGGCTACGATGCCTCGCGGCTGCTGCGTGAAAGGGGCTGTACCATACCGATTATCGCTTTGACGGCCCATGCGATGAAAGAAGATGAAAAGAAATGTCTGGCTGCCGGCTGCAACGGCTATCTGCAAAAGCCCATTGACCGCGAAAAACTCAAAGAAGTGCTCTATAAATATCTTTCCGGAAAGGACGATGATATGGACAAACAAGTAGACCAGATTCGGTCGCAGGTAGAACAATTGACGGATTTGTGCCGGGACGCTATCGGCAGCCCTGAAGAAACTGCGTCGCAAAGCCCGGTTGCCAAGACTGTTCCTCTGATTCGATGGGAGGACTTGTCCAAAATCTGCGATGACCCGGAGATTCTGCAGGTGGTGGCCCAGACGGTTCTGGAGGAAACACCTTCGGTGCTTCAGCAGCTTCAGCAGGCGGTGGAGTCGAAGGATGTAGCGAATGTCCAGCTGCTGGCCCATCGAATCAAAGGGACGGCCCGAAACATGGCGGCGGCGGAACTGGCGGAAAAGGCCTTTGCCCTCGAGCTGGCAGCCAAAAACAATCAGATGGAAAAGGCCGATGCTATGTTTGAAGAGATTCGTCAGGCCTTTGAACGTCTGAGCGCCTTTTTGACTCAGCCCGACTGGATTGAACAGGTCAAATCGGCTCAGTAA
- a CDS encoding response regulator: protein MENPTVLFVDDEVRLLQSLRRGLMDEPYRCLFANSGAEALEILKKNKVHVIVTDMRMPEMNGLELLRKVRELYPDIVRMVLSGYTQITTLLTAINEGHIYKFITKPWKLEEEFKPMVREALKYYDTKNPSKESAPAGASAHSSS, encoded by the coding sequence ATGGAAAACCCTACCGTTCTGTTTGTGGATGATGAAGTGCGGCTTTTGCAGTCGCTGCGGCGAGGTCTGATGGATGAACCATACCGCTGCCTGTTTGCCAACAGCGGGGCGGAAGCCCTCGAGATTCTCAAGAAGAACAAAGTGCATGTAATCGTGACCGACATGCGGATGCCGGAGATGAACGGCCTGGAGCTGCTCCGCAAAGTGCGGGAGCTGTATCCGGATATTGTCCGGATGGTCTTGAGCGGCTATACCCAGATTACGACTTTGCTGACGGCGATTAATGAAGGGCACATCTACAAGTTCATCACCAAGCCGTGGAAGCTCGAAGAGGAATTTAAACCCATGGTTCGGGAAGCCCTGAAGTATTATGATACAAAAAATCCATCCAAAGAATCTGCTCCTGCCGGGGCTTCAGCCCATTCATCCTCCTGA
- a CDS encoding Rrf2 family transcriptional regulator, whose amino-acid sequence MKISRSTGYALIAVGYIAQNYKEGAVLAARISKEYNIPLEYLLKILQQLVRANVLRSKRGPRGGFFLARPAENISLLEIIEAVDGPLLTHLHLAEQTNNAPFSVKMEELCRKATEEVRAIYDKAKLSQVLGQIS is encoded by the coding sequence ATGAAAATCAGCAGATCAACAGGGTATGCTCTTATTGCGGTAGGTTATATCGCTCAAAATTACAAAGAGGGTGCTGTGCTGGCGGCGCGGATTTCGAAAGAATACAATATTCCTCTGGAATACCTCTTAAAAATCCTCCAGCAGCTGGTTCGGGCAAATGTTCTTCGAAGCAAACGCGGGCCTCGCGGCGGCTTCTTCCTGGCTCGCCCGGCCGAAAACATCTCCCTGCTGGAAATCATTGAAGCCGTGGATGGTCCCCTGCTCACACATCTGCATCTTGCGGAACAGACCAACAATGCCCCGTTCAGCGTAAAAATGGAAGAACTTTGCCGGAAAGCCACCGAAGAGGTACGAGCCATTTACGACAAAGCCAAACTTTCCCAGGTACTCGGGCAAATCTCCTAA
- a CDS encoding ATP-binding protein encodes MEQTSTQLLCGSSGGSSRGCGSRSLSVLIVDDDPTCRTLLRKMLEKSRMRRADDCIVCAGTKQTMLEHLAQRPFDVLLLDLHLPDGNGLEMVDQVNRQYPATAIIVITGEDDKTADLTAMSYGAQDYLAKGEFNQASLTKSIYFALERKKNQIQTQKALEELARAHKQLQKAQAQMVQSEKMASIGHLAAGVAHEMNTPVGFVASNFETLQTYLTKLKGLLALYEQVCEVLEENPYPPVLEKLLEIRQYRQEKKIDFILADIQDLFTESQEGLQRVTSIIQNLRDFSRIDQSTEMGDYDINDGIRSTLVVARNEIKYDMEVVTELGTLPKIHCHPGQINQVFLNILVNAAQAIRSQNRQGPGHIYIRTREEGDFVVCEIEDDGPGIPLEIRSQIFDPFFTTKPAGKGTGLGLSVSYDIVVSKHQGQILVDSEVGKGTKFTIKLPREGPKETTDRISQEQSEYHSVSNR; translated from the coding sequence ATGGAGCAGACGAGTACTCAGCTGCTTTGCGGTTCTTCGGGCGGTTCTTCACGGGGCTGTGGAAGCCGGTCTCTTTCCGTCCTGATTGTGGATGATGACCCGACTTGTCGGACTCTTTTGAGGAAAATGCTCGAAAAGAGTCGGATGAGACGGGCGGATGACTGCATTGTTTGTGCAGGAACCAAGCAGACGATGCTCGAGCATCTGGCCCAGCGTCCTTTCGATGTTCTTTTGCTGGACCTGCATCTGCCGGATGGGAACGGCCTGGAGATGGTGGATCAGGTTAATCGGCAGTATCCGGCCACCGCCATTATTGTTATTACAGGTGAGGATGACAAAACGGCGGATTTGACGGCGATGTCCTATGGAGCACAGGATTATCTGGCCAAAGGAGAATTCAATCAGGCCTCTCTGACCAAGTCGATTTATTTTGCTCTTGAGCGGAAGAAAAATCAGATTCAGACGCAAAAAGCCCTTGAGGAGCTGGCCAGAGCTCACAAACAGCTTCAGAAAGCTCAGGCCCAGATGGTTCAAAGCGAGAAGATGGCCTCCATCGGTCATCTGGCGGCGGGTGTGGCTCATGAAATGAACACACCCGTGGGGTTTGTGGCCAGCAATTTTGAGACCCTTCAGACCTATTTGACGAAGCTGAAAGGTCTGTTGGCACTTTATGAACAGGTATGTGAAGTGCTGGAGGAGAATCCGTATCCGCCGGTACTGGAAAAACTGCTTGAAATCCGCCAATATCGTCAGGAAAAGAAAATTGATTTTATTCTTGCGGATATTCAGGACCTCTTTACAGAGTCGCAGGAAGGTCTTCAGCGGGTTACCAGCATCATTCAGAATTTGCGGGATTTCTCACGGATTGACCAGAGTACGGAGATGGGCGATTATGACATCAATGACGGCATCCGGAGCACCCTTGTGGTGGCCCGCAATGAAATCAAGTATGATATGGAGGTAGTCACCGAATTGGGGACGCTCCCCAAAATTCATTGCCATCCCGGGCAGATCAATCAGGTTTTCCTGAATATTCTGGTCAATGCGGCTCAGGCCATCCGTTCGCAGAATCGTCAGGGACCCGGGCATATTTACATCCGAACGCGGGAGGAGGGAGATTTTGTGGTTTGTGAGATTGAAGATGACGGCCCGGGAATCCCTCTCGAGATTCGTTCCCAGATTTTTGACCCGTTTTTTACAACCAAGCCCGCCGGAAAAGGTACCGGACTTGGGTTAAGTGTTTCGTATGATATTGTGGTAAGCAAACATCAGGGACAGATTCTGGTGGACAGTGAGGTCGGAAAAGGGACGAAATTTACTATTAAGCTGCCTCGGGAAGGTCCGAAAGAGACGACAGACCGGATTTCACAGGAGCAGTCCGAATATCATTCTGTGTCAAACCGGTAA
- a CDS encoding zf-TFIIB domain-containing protein: MDCAICRNPMITLELDNVETDYCLACRGIWLDSGELEQLLGDSGKAQEVLRSFQPTEGVQENWRRCPICGKKMEKVLVGPESSSVLLDRCRKGHGLWFDRGELEAVLQMGRFDSQKKIPSFLGKMFQKPETKSNPTPS, encoded by the coding sequence GTGGACTGTGCCATTTGCCGAAATCCAATGATCACCCTCGAACTGGACAACGTTGAGACAGATTATTGTCTGGCTTGCCGGGGCATCTGGCTGGACAGCGGTGAGCTGGAACAGCTGCTGGGCGATTCCGGCAAAGCCCAGGAGGTGCTCCGTTCTTTTCAGCCCACAGAAGGCGTTCAGGAAAACTGGCGGCGATGTCCGATCTGCGGAAAAAAGATGGAAAAAGTCCTCGTCGGGCCTGAATCTTCTTCCGTTCTGCTGGACCGCTGCCGAAAGGGACACGGCCTGTGGTTTGACCGCGGGGAACTGGAAGCGGTCCTGCAGATGGGACGATTTGACTCGCAGAAAAAAATTCCCTCTTTTCTGGGCAAAATGTTTCAAAAACCGGAAACAAAATCGAACCCGACTCCCTCTTGA